One Zonotrichia albicollis isolate bZonAlb1 chromosome 25, bZonAlb1.hap1, whole genome shotgun sequence genomic window carries:
- the MRPS16 gene encoding small ribosomal subunit protein bS16m: protein MTSSPSTPTPSSHRAASFRLRHLCAPRAGRAAAMVQLGSRLLRGRGGHVIIRFALGGCTNRPFFRIVAANSRRARDGKYLEQLGCLDPLPNAHGEKVAGLNLERLRYWLGCGAQLSRPAEKLLGLAGFLPLHPMTVTGAERLRRRRQREQQTEAAPADGSAETDTGTGTGTAP, encoded by the exons ATGACGTCATCCCCATCGACTCCAACTCCCAGCAGCCACCGCGCGGCTTCCTTCCGCTTACGTCATCTGTGCGCGCCGCGCGCGGGCCGTGCCGCCGCCATGGTGCAGCTCG GGAGCCGCCTCCTGAGGGGCCGCGGCGGCCACGTCATCATCCGCTTCGCGCTGGGGGGCTGCACCAACCGCCCGTTCTTCCGCATCGTGGCGGCCAACAGCCGGCGCGCCCGCGACGGGAAATACCTGGAGCAGCTCGGCTGCCTGGACCCGCTGCCCAACGCGCACGGCGAGAAGGTGGCGGGGCTCAACCTGGAGCGGCTGCGCTACTGGCTGGGCTGCGGCGCGCAGCTCTCCCGGCCCGCCGAGAAGCTCCTGG GGCTGGCGGGGTTCCTGCCGCTGCACCCCATGACGGTGACCGGCGCCGAGAGGCTGCGCCGGCGGCGACAGCGCGAGCAGCAAACAGAGGCTGCGCCTGCGGACGGCTCGGCCGAGACCGACACCGGAACCGGTACCGGAACCGCGCCCTGA
- the TMEM51 gene encoding transmembrane protein 51 has protein sequence MAQSRANGSHYALTAIGLGMLVLGIIMAVWNLVPGFGPPDKPGGNSSKPERGSSSILRSKTFSVAYVLVGAGLLLLLLSLCLSVRDKKRQSQELSVGHVQRQVSTEPSQQEDSQEEDEDVSSQYYVPSYEEVMNTGYSEPRDSDRSNRLSVALPSYESLAGLEEGGAAPGAAGAEPGPERPPSRHSSRLSKRLKPLKVRRIKSEKLHLKDIRLNLAQGNSSVPITIEPLTPPPKYEEIQEKMPVGQQMP, from the exons ATGGCCCAGTCCCGGGCCAACGGCTCCCACTACGCCCTGACGGCCATCGGGCTGGGCATGCTGGTGCTGGGCATCATCATGGCCGTGTGGAACCTGGTGCCCGGCTTCGGGCCCCCCGACAAACCCGGCGGCAACAGCAGCAAACCCGAGCGCGGCTCCAGCAGCATCCTCAGGAGCAAAACCTTCTCGGTGGCCTACGTGCTGGTGGGggccgggctgctgctgctgctgctctccctgtgcctcAGCGTGCGCGACAAGAagaggcagagccaggagctctCCGTCGGCCACGTGCAGCGCCAGGTGTCCACAGAGCCCTCGCAGCAGGAGGACag CCAAGAAGAGGATGAAGACGTCTCCTCGCAGTACTACGTGCCCAGCTACGAGGAGGTGATGAACACGGGCTACTCGGAGCCCAGAGACTCGGACAGGAGCAACAGGCTCAGCGTGGCGCTGCCCTCGTACGAGTCGCTGGCGGGGCTGGAGGAGGGCGGGGCGGcgccgggggcggcgggcgcggagccCGGCCCGGAGCGGCCGCCCAGCCGGCACAGCTCCCGCCTCAGCAAGCGCCTCAAGCCCCTCAAGGTGCGCAGGATCAAGTCCGAGAAGCTGCACCTCAAGGACATCCGGCTCAACCTGGCACAGGGCAACAGCAGCGTCCCCATCACCATAGAGCCCCTCACCCCTCCACCCAAGTATGAGGAGATCCAGGAGAAAATGCCCGTGGGCCAGCAAATGCCTTAA